The window acgtgatttaatcgtGATCGTACAAATAGAAGGAGATGATAATGTATGGGAAGCGGAAGGACAGAGAAGCCAGGTCGTTAGATTGCGGTGCCGAACGGTAGATTCTTCTACCATGAAACTGACGGTactttttttaatctttatCTTTGTCATCACGTTACTTGTAATGTCTAAAATATActgtataataataaaaaactaaattacCTAACCCAATCATACCAAATGTAAAGACTTTTCAACAtctgattttattaatttgttgacccaatattttaattttatggagATGAAAGTCACCATTGACATTGACGTTAATGTTGTTATTTATTGATACTTCTCTGGAGATCATTACTTTCCATCTACCCATACTTCTCAATGTCAATGTTCCTACCGACTGCTGGTTATTCAACGTCAATGTTCCTACCGACTGCTGGTACCTCTCTCCATGGACCCCTCATTATCATTTGCaacatttattttctaaatacaGTCATCATTCATGGACTTGCAATGTGAAATCCTGTTTCCGTCTCTGACATCAACTATCTCGCCGTTCTCAATGGTATCCAAATTTTTAGCTCTaccattcttcttctttttccatattttttttggttttagatTCCAACCTTCGGAGGCACAATCTTGGATCAAAGCTGCATACTGGTATTCCGGCAGCGAATTCCCTATTTCCGACATCAACTCTCCGCTCTTCACTCACCTTATTTACGCTTACACAGATGTTAACTCATCATCCTATGAgctttcttccttctcctccgaCCCCTCGGAGCAGTACTACTCCACCTTCACGCCAACCGTCAAGCTAAAGAACCCATCAGTCACTACTCTCGTCTCCATTGGCGGTGGAAATGCAGACTACGGTGTCATTTCAACCATGGTCAGTAGCTCTTCTCACAGAAAGTCTTTCATTGATTCTTCGATAATTTTCGCAAGGCGTTATGGCTTCCTAGGCCTAGACTTTTGTTGGGTTTCAGCTAACACAAGCTCGGACATGACCAATATGGGGAAGTTATTTGAAGAGTGGCGGGCAGCTATCGCTTCTGAAGCCACAAAAAACAGCCAAACACCACTGATTTTGACTGCTGCCGTGCAGTACAAGCCAGATTTTGAGTCCTTCGCTTTCCCGGTTGAATCAATCCGGGACAACTTGAACTGGGTACATGTCATGGCCTATGACTATCACGGACCGTGGACCAATTTCACCGGTGCTCATGCAGCACTATACGATACATCGAGTGACTGGAACACGGACTATGGTATCAAATCATGGATTGGCAGGGGATTATCTGCTTCCAAACTGGTTTTGGGATTGCCTTTCTATGGATATGCTTGGACGCTAAGCAATCCCAGGGACAGCGCTATTGGCGCACCGGCTAAAGGTCCTGCTATTACCAAGGATGGATCGATGAGCTACAGGGATATCAAAGGCTACACTGATAGATATGGGGCTGACATAGTCTACAATGCTACTTATGTAGCGAAGTACTGTGTGATCGATTCGGCTTGGATCGGTTTCGATGATGCTGAAGTTGTGAAAATAAAAGTTTCTTATGCTAAGGAGCAGAATTTGCTTGGATACTACGTCTGGCAGGTCTCACATGATGATAATTGGGTGCTTTCTCTTGCAGCTGCaggtaagaaaaagaaagtaacTTTCGCACacgttttctctctctctctctctctctctctctctctctctctctctctctctctctcccctcccaaTGGACCGAAATAAACAAGCGTGTACAAACGCTTCTGCATGGTTATTTGAAAAAAGTCAGAAATTAGCAGTCAAGACAGGACAATAaaatattttggttttgtttgttgaatgaaGATTAACAATATGATTGTCTAAACTTGGACGTTTACGTCGAAAATTTTCCCAACAATGCATTCCTTCCGACTTGTAATGACGAATTTTATATGCTCACAGCTCAAGAGGGTGGAAGCAATGGACAAAACAAACGGAGACTTCTTGTAATCGTTTTGACCACTATAGCTTCAGTTATTCTCGTGCTAGGCTCCGCGTTGAGTTACTTCCGTATGAGACTGCACAAATCAAAAGGTATATAGCTTATAGTATGTCTCTGTACACGACgtctgttcatttttttttgtttgtggcCTGAAGTATTGAAGCTTTAAATATTTACGTTTTAGGATTAGTATTTTTGACTTTTTCTGTTAACCATTTTGTTTCATAAAAATTATGCAGCTAAGGTATCAAAATCCAGGGCAAATGATATAGCAGACACAGCTGGAAAATTCGACAGCAACGTTCCTAATCTGAAAATATTTAGCATTGCTGACGTTGAGGCGGCAACGGATGGATTTTCGATTGAAAATAAGCTTGGAGAGGGCGGTTATGGCCCCGTTTATAAGGTAAACTTTTATAATAAGCATGTTATTGGAAGATTCAAAACCATTAAACATGCTGCTGACCATGAGTGTATGCTTAACTTACTAGGGAGTATTGCCAGATGGACAAGAAATCGCTGTGAAGAAACTATCAAAAGCTTCAACTCAAGGATTTGAGGAGTTCAAGAACGAGGTCATGCTCACCGCAAAATTACAACACGTAAATCTTgttagggttttgggattttGCATCGAACACCATGAGCAAATGCTGATTTACGAGTACATGCCAAAGAAAAGCTTGGAGCTCTACCTCTTTGGTAACTCAATACGAGATTTAGCTGTTTTCTGTGCCACAAACCTTTAagctaaatataatgaaaagcTTGTTAGCATATGATCCTCGTATGCTGTCTCTAATGAACCATGCATTTTTTGATACATTTCAATGCAGAACTGATTGGAGAATATCTGTCTAAATGTAGATCCTGTTAGAAGATATGAATTGGATTGGAGAAAGCGGGTTCAAATTATCGAAGGGGTTACTCAGGGACTTCTTTACCTCCAAGAGTACTCAAGATTGACAATCATCCATCGGGATCTGAAAGCTAGCAACATTTTACTTGATGCAGAGATGAGGCCTAAGATCTCGGATTTTGGTATGGCCAGAATTTTCGCAAAGGATGAACTCGAAGCAAATACAGGTCGTATTGTTGGAACATAGTACGTGACTCTATTTCTTATCGAAGCTATACTCTCTAATTGAGCTTATTTCATTACGTATGTGATTAGTAATTCTTCTAAATCATTCTATGCAGTGGTTATGTACCTCCAGAATACGTTAAGAAAGGTTTATACTCCACTAAATCAGATGTTTACAGCTTCGGAGTTCTGCTTCTACAGATCATAAGTGGCAAGAAGAATGCCCCCTACTATGGTTCAGATGAAGACTTAAACCTACTAGAATATGTAAGTTTCTTCAAGTACCACAGTCACTTCAGAATTAATATTTACTTTGGTTTTTCTACGAATTAAACCTTTGCGTTTCAATTACATGGCATGAAACATTCAACAATTTCGGGCATATTTACTTTGGAAATTCAATTACATGGCATGAAACATTCAACAATTTCAGGCATATTTACTTTGGAAACAAGGAAAGGGGATGGAGTTTATGGATCCCGCACTTGACGATACACATTCTTTATGCAAATTGATGAGATGCTTGCAAATTGCTCTCCTATGTGTTCAAGAAAATGCAAACGATAGGCCTTCGAtgttggaaatttcttcaatgcTACAAAATGAAGGAGCTACAATGGAAAATCCCAAAATTCCAGCTTTCTCAAAAAGAAACGAAGACGAAGAAACTAATCCCACACCGCGGCCAGAAGCTTGTTCCATCAATGATGCAACAATCTCAGAAGTTGTAGCCCGATGAGTGGTAAATGCTAAGTAATTAATCCATCTCGACTCGGAAAACTTAAGGGCTAAATGTTAACATATTGTGGATGAATGTGTTTATTGATGGAAAACAATATTATCACAGCGGATAATCTTCTAGTAGGAAAAGTAGTCCCTACGTTGTGAATTAACATTCACTTAGGCCGTATAAGAGTTCGGCAGACCCCACCGAATTTCAAATAAAGTTCGGCAGAGTTTGACTGAACTTTAACGAAATGTCCGGCATCCATCGACCGAACGCAACTGAAGTCCTATGGTCTACAATGTCCGAACGCCATCCGTTACACCACATCACTAATTCTTGTTCACACTCAAAACTTTTAATGTTAACAACGCAAATGTTACATAATCTATCCAAGAACCAACAATGACGAAGAAATTAATCTCACGTCGGAGTTAGAAATTTGTTCGGTTAATGATTCGACATTGTCTTAGGTTGTAGTTTAATTGAAATTTGTTCTGTGTTAGTATGTAACGGTAgccatttattttgttttgttcttctcTTTAGATAAACAAGCAAAAGTTAATTCGTGCTAAACTCTCTATTGAG of the Pyrus communis chromosome 1, drPyrComm1.1, whole genome shotgun sequence genome contains:
- the LOC137711358 gene encoding G-type lectin S-receptor-like serine/threonine-protein kinase At1g11410 isoform X1 — its product is MDLQCEILFPSLTSTISPFSMVSKFLALPFFFFFHIFFGFRFQPSEAQSWIKAAYWYSGSEFPISDINSPLFTHLIYAYTDVNSSSYELSSFSSDPSEQYYSTFTPTVKLKNPSVTTLVSIGGGNADYGVISTMVSSSSHRKSFIDSSIIFARRYGFLGLDFCWVSANTSSDMTNMGKLFEEWRAAIASEATKNSQTPLILTAAVQYKPDFESFAFPVESIRDNLNWVHVMAYDYHGPWTNFTGAHAALYDTSSDWNTDYGIKSWIGRGLSASKLVLGLPFYGYAWTLSNPRDSAIGAPAKGPAITKDGSMSYRDIKGYTDRYGADIVYNATYVAKYCVIDSAWIGFDDAEVVKIKVSYAKEQNLLGYYVWQVSHDDNWVLSLAAAAQEGGSNGQNKRRLLVIVLTTIASVILVLGSALSYFRMRLHKSKAKVSKSRANDIADTAGKFDSNVPNLKIFSIADVEAATDGFSIENKLGEGGYGPVYKGVLPDGQEIAVKKLSKASTQGFEEFKNEVMLTAKLQHVNLVRVLGFCIEHHEQMLIYEYMPKKSLELYLFDPVRRYELDWRKRVQIIEGVTQGLLYLQEYSRLTIIHRDLKASNILLDAEMRPKISDFGMARIFAKDELEANTGRIVGTYGYVPPEYVKKGLYSTKSDVYSFGVLLLQIISGKKNAPYYGSDEDLNLLEYAYLLWKQGKGMEFMDPALDDTHSLCKLMRCLQIALLCVQENANDRPSMLEISSMLQNEGATMENPKIPAFSKRNEDEETNPTPRPEACSINDATISEVVAR
- the LOC137711358 gene encoding G-type lectin S-receptor-like serine/threonine-protein kinase At1g11410 isoform X2, which encodes MDLQCEILFPSLTSTISPFSMVSKFLALPFFFFFHIFFGFRFQPSEAQSWIKAAYWYSGSEFPISDINSPLFTHLIYAYTDVNSSSYELSSFSSDPSEQYYSTFTPTVKLKNPSVTTLVSIGGGNADYGVISTMVSSSSHRKSFIDSSIIFARRYGFLGLDFCWVSANTSSDMTNMGKLFEEWRAAIASEATKNSQTPLILTAAVQYKPDFESFAFPVESIRDNLNWVHVMAYDYHGPWTNFTGAHAALYDTSSDWNTDYGIKSWIGRGLSASKLVLGLPFYGYAWTLSNPRDSAIGAPAKGPAITKDGSMSYRDIKGYTDRYGADIVYNATYVAKYCVIDSAWIGFDDAEVVKIKVSYAKEQNLLGYYVWQVSHDDNWVLSLAAAEGGSNGQNKRRLLVIVLTTIASVILVLGSALSYFRMRLHKSKAKVSKSRANDIADTAGKFDSNVPNLKIFSIADVEAATDGFSIENKLGEGGYGPVYKGVLPDGQEIAVKKLSKASTQGFEEFKNEVMLTAKLQHVNLVRVLGFCIEHHEQMLIYEYMPKKSLELYLFDPVRRYELDWRKRVQIIEGVTQGLLYLQEYSRLTIIHRDLKASNILLDAEMRPKISDFGMARIFAKDELEANTGRIVGTYGYVPPEYVKKGLYSTKSDVYSFGVLLLQIISGKKNAPYYGSDEDLNLLEYAYLLWKQGKGMEFMDPALDDTHSLCKLMRCLQIALLCVQENANDRPSMLEISSMLQNEGATMENPKIPAFSKRNEDEETNPTPRPEACSINDATISEVVAR